The Niastella koreensis GR20-10 genome includes a window with the following:
- the pxpB gene encoding 5-oxoprolinase subunit PxpB, with translation MLKKLTSIISSQQLTNQFKIFPLGDSAVTFDMGNTISEALNQKALAMQHWLLAHPFEGLKDCLVAYSSLTVLYNPVLIKKYYNPANTIFAWVADQLQQAFDKTVQTRQPARELIKIPVCYEAGYGPDLAALATEKQLTEQDVVTIHTGTIYNVYMIGFLPGFSYMGEVNESIAIPRKQTPTPVMAGSVGIAGSQTGIYPLNSPGGWQIVGRTPLRLFDPFEPEPVKLQAGDRVQFYAITKREFEEYSL, from the coding sequence GTGCTAAAAAAATTAACTTCAATCATTTCCAGTCAGCAATTGACCAATCAATTCAAAATATTTCCGCTAGGGGATTCGGCCGTTACTTTTGACATGGGCAACACCATCAGTGAAGCCCTGAACCAGAAGGCGTTGGCCATGCAACACTGGTTGCTTGCCCATCCTTTTGAAGGGTTAAAGGATTGCCTGGTGGCATACAGTTCGCTCACTGTGCTGTATAACCCCGTTCTTATTAAGAAATATTATAATCCCGCCAACACCATATTTGCCTGGGTGGCCGATCAATTACAACAAGCATTTGATAAAACGGTTCAAACCAGGCAGCCTGCCCGGGAGTTGATTAAAATACCGGTTTGTTATGAAGCAGGGTATGGCCCCGACCTGGCAGCCCTGGCCACAGAAAAGCAGTTGACCGAACAGGATGTGGTGACCATTCACACGGGTACTATTTATAATGTATACATGATCGGGTTTTTGCCCGGTTTTTCCTATATGGGTGAGGTAAATGAAAGCATTGCAATACCAAGAAAACAAACTCCCACGCCTGTTATGGCCGGAAGTGTTGGAATTGCCGGTTCACAAACCGGGATCTATCCGTTGAATAGTCCTGGTGGCTGGCAGATTGTAGGCCGTACACCCCTCAGATTGTTTGATCCCTTTGAACCCGAACCAGTGAAATTACAGGCTGGCGACCGGGTTCAATTTTATGCGATAACTAAACGAGAGTTCGAGGAATACAGTTTATAG